Proteins from one Candidatus Nitrospira nitrificans genomic window:
- a CDS encoding PCP reductase family protein — translation MKFVCLNCETYMSLEKVEKPEEGSLGVFFACPSCSAKFSMVTNVGETNMMNALGLKLGAKSAPDASMEGLRALAGNGQAAPAATKPAVSMPAVSAAAASPAKAPEKASGCPFSAMVAEMGLTAGGKPANGGSAESEFAWTPDAKEKLDRLPAFVKPMVQGSVETYARKQGFKTITLQVMDDSKNDSPDGMTWSREAEQRLENIPDFIRPMARKEVERLAKERGASTVTAQVMDEAKDKFMKFM, via the coding sequence ATGAAATTTGTCTGTCTCAACTGCGAAACCTATATGAGTCTCGAGAAGGTGGAGAAGCCGGAGGAGGGATCGCTCGGCGTCTTTTTCGCGTGCCCTTCTTGTAGCGCGAAATTCTCGATGGTGACGAATGTCGGCGAAACGAACATGATGAATGCGTTGGGCCTGAAGCTAGGCGCGAAGTCCGCGCCGGACGCGTCCATGGAAGGGTTGCGGGCTCTTGCGGGAAACGGTCAAGCCGCTCCTGCTGCGACTAAACCGGCGGTATCGATGCCGGCTGTTTCCGCAGCCGCTGCGTCTCCGGCGAAGGCTCCTGAAAAGGCCAGTGGGTGTCCATTCTCCGCGATGGTGGCTGAGATGGGGCTGACGGCCGGAGGAAAGCCCGCGAACGGCGGATCTGCCGAGTCTGAATTCGCCTGGACGCCGGACGCGAAGGAGAAACTCGACCGGCTTCCGGCATTCGTGAAACCGATGGTTCAGGGTAGCGTGGAGACCTACGCGCGTAAACAAGGGTTTAAGACCATCACCCTTCAAGTGATGGACGATTCGAAGAATGATTCGCCTGACGGGATGACGTGGTCGCGGGAGGCCGAGCAACGCCTGGAAAATATTCCGGACTTCATCCGTCCGATGGCTCGAAAAGAGGTTGAACGGCTGGCCAAGGAACGGGGGGCGTCGACCGTCACCGCGCAAGTCATGGATGAAGCGAAAGACAAGTTCATGAAGTTCATGTAA
- a CDS encoding YebC/PmpR family DNA-binding transcriptional regulator produces the protein MGGHSHWSTIKRHKGAQDAKRGKIFTRIIRELTIAARSGGDPDANPRLRLAIAKAKEANMPGDTMKKAVQRGTGELPGVMYEEFQLEGYGPGGTALLLEITSDNRNRTVAEIRSLLTKNHGNMSEAGAVAWQFQKKGLVAIEKGKVEEDALLSLALDAGAEDVKVGEKSYEVLTSPHDFEAVKKALVDAKIDTALAEITFIPQNTIRLDEKSAEQMLKLMEILDEHDDVQKVHANFDIPDEIMEKVAATAAG, from the coding sequence ATGGGTGGACATAGTCACTGGTCCACGATCAAACGGCACAAAGGGGCCCAGGACGCGAAGCGCGGAAAGATCTTCACGCGAATCATTCGGGAGCTCACCATTGCGGCTCGGTCCGGTGGTGACCCTGACGCTAATCCCCGACTGCGTCTGGCGATCGCCAAGGCCAAGGAAGCCAATATGCCTGGCGATACGATGAAGAAAGCCGTTCAGCGAGGGACGGGGGAATTGCCTGGTGTGATGTACGAGGAATTTCAGTTAGAAGGATATGGCCCCGGAGGGACCGCGCTTCTTCTGGAAATTACGAGCGACAACAGGAACCGGACCGTCGCGGAAATACGCAGCCTCCTCACGAAAAATCATGGCAATATGTCGGAGGCGGGCGCCGTCGCCTGGCAGTTTCAGAAGAAGGGGCTTGTGGCAATTGAGAAGGGGAAGGTCGAAGAGGATGCGCTGCTTTCGTTGGCTCTCGACGCCGGCGCGGAAGACGTGAAAGTCGGCGAGAAGAGTTATGAGGTGCTCACCAGTCCTCACGATTTCGAGGCGGTGAAGAAAGCGTTGGTCGATGCCAAGATCGACACAGCCTTGGCTGAGATCACCTTCATTCCGCAGAACACGATCCGCCTGGACGAGAAATCAGCCGAACAGATGCTCAAGCTGATGGAAATTTTGGATGAGCACGATGATGTGCAGAAAGTTCACGCGAATTTCGACATCCCGGACGAAATCATGGAGAAGGTCGCCGCGACTGCGGCGGGATAA
- the ruvA gene encoding Holliday junction branch migration protein RuvA produces the protein MIAFLTGRLAFKAPTHLTLDVQGVGYEVHIPLSTYYALPNLGEVAALNIHTHLREDAIQLFGFLSQSEKESFLLLTSVSGIGPKLALSVLSSLPIIELVHAIQTEDVDKLATVPGIGKKSAGRIALELKDKVGKIQGGSPRLATADTSAVDGPYEDALSALINLGYRPQDAKEALKRVTKTATGSLALKELIREGLKELGRG, from the coding sequence ATGATCGCCTTTCTCACGGGGCGGTTGGCATTCAAAGCACCCACCCACCTCACGCTCGATGTGCAGGGGGTCGGGTATGAAGTCCATATTCCACTCAGCACCTATTACGCCCTGCCGAATCTTGGCGAAGTCGCCGCGCTGAATATCCATACGCATCTCCGCGAAGATGCGATCCAGCTGTTCGGCTTTCTGTCGCAAAGCGAGAAGGAATCGTTTTTGCTGCTGACCAGCGTGTCGGGGATTGGCCCGAAGCTTGCGCTGAGCGTGCTCTCGAGTTTGCCGATCATCGAGCTGGTCCATGCGATCCAAACCGAGGATGTCGACAAGCTGGCGACCGTTCCAGGCATCGGTAAGAAATCAGCGGGCCGCATCGCGCTGGAACTGAAAGATAAGGTCGGAAAAATCCAGGGAGGTTCGCCTCGGCTTGCGACCGCTGATACCTCCGCCGTGGATGGTCCGTATGAGGACGCCCTCTCGGCTCTGATAAACTTGGGCTATCGTCCTCAGGATGCCAAGGAAGCCTTGAAGCGAGTCACCAAGACGGCAACAGGCTCTCTGGCACTGAAGGAGCTCATTCGTGAAGGGCTCAAGGAGCTTGGAAGGGGGTAA
- the ruvB gene encoding Holliday junction branch migration DNA helicase RuvB, producing the protein MTERVVTNRATDEERGQENVLRPQTLDEYVGQEKMKASLRVCIEAAKQRGEALDHAIFYGPPGLGKTTIAHIIAKEMGAALRSTSGLVLAHAGDLAAILTNLQEYDVLFIDEIHRLPASVEEALYPAMEDFQLDLVIGQGPATRTVKLDLPPFTLVGATTRAGSLTSPLRDRFGLVYRLEFYGPSELESIVMRSAGVLGVGIDRAGAAEISRRARGTPRIVNRLIKRIRDYAQIKADGHITEQVAKEGLAWVGIDEAGFDDMDRKILLTIIEKFNGGPVGVESLAAAVQEDKGTIEDVYEPYLIQAGFLDRTGRGRQVTRLAYDHLKRPSPLLM; encoded by the coding sequence GTGACCGAACGGGTGGTGACCAATCGCGCCACGGACGAAGAGCGGGGTCAGGAGAACGTTCTTCGACCTCAGACGCTGGATGAGTACGTCGGCCAAGAGAAAATGAAGGCATCGCTTCGAGTGTGCATCGAAGCGGCCAAACAGCGGGGCGAGGCTCTCGACCATGCCATTTTCTACGGACCGCCCGGTCTCGGAAAGACGACGATCGCTCACATTATCGCGAAAGAAATGGGCGCGGCCTTGCGGTCGACGTCAGGGTTGGTCTTGGCCCATGCCGGGGACTTGGCGGCGATTCTGACCAATCTCCAAGAATATGATGTGCTCTTTATCGATGAGATTCACCGCTTGCCCGCTTCTGTTGAGGAAGCGCTGTATCCGGCCATGGAGGATTTTCAGCTTGATCTGGTCATTGGACAAGGACCGGCCACGAGGACGGTCAAACTTGATCTGCCGCCCTTCACACTCGTGGGCGCGACGACCAGGGCCGGTTCTTTGACGTCCCCGCTGCGGGATCGATTCGGTTTAGTCTATCGGTTGGAGTTCTATGGGCCGTCCGAGCTGGAGTCGATTGTGATGCGCTCGGCCGGGGTCTTAGGTGTCGGGATTGATCGGGCAGGTGCCGCGGAAATATCACGCCGTGCCCGTGGAACACCACGGATTGTCAATCGGCTGATTAAGCGCATCAGAGACTATGCTCAAATTAAGGCGGACGGGCATATTACAGAGCAAGTGGCTAAGGAGGGATTAGCCTGGGTCGGGATCGATGAGGCGGGTTTCGACGACATGGACCGCAAAATCCTTCTCACGATCATCGAAAAGTTCAATGGGGGACCGGTCGGAGTGGAGTCCTTGGCAGCCGCTGTCCAGGAAGACAAGGGCACGATCGAAGATGTGTATGAGCCCTACCTGATCCAAGCCGGCTTCCTGGATCGGACCGGTCGTGGCCGGCAAGTGACTCGCTTGGCCTATGATCACTTGAAGCGGCCCTCTCCCTTGTTGATGTAA
- the pheA gene encoding prephenate dehydratase: protein MSKDMSEYRKEIDRIDEDIIRLLNERSKSVIEIGRIKKEKNADANLHTAGREAEIIERLTKLNTGPFPGEAIRSVYREIMSASLSLEAPQKVAYLGPRATFTHMACMQKFGSSVQYVPVHSIKEVFSEVERGRANFGVVPIENTTEGVVNHTLDMFIDSNLLIYGEILQEVSHHLLSKSGLIEDVKKINSHPHALAQCRNWLETNLPHVPAVEVASTARAAELCIDEPASAAIASELAGQIYGLKVIKARIEDNLNNFTRFLVLSQKPSERTGKDKTSLMLSVKDKVGALYDLLRPFASHGISMTKIESRPSQRKAWEYIFFVDVEGHRNEERVNRAIEEVKARCLFMKILGSYPVHS from the coding sequence ATGTCCAAGGATATGTCGGAATATCGTAAGGAAATCGATAGGATCGATGAGGACATTATTCGACTGCTCAATGAGCGTTCGAAAAGCGTCATCGAAATCGGAAGAATCAAGAAAGAAAAGAATGCCGACGCAAACCTCCATACCGCGGGTCGGGAGGCTGAGATCATCGAGCGACTCACGAAACTCAATACCGGCCCTTTCCCCGGTGAGGCCATCCGATCCGTCTATCGGGAAATCATGTCGGCGTCCTTGTCGCTTGAGGCTCCCCAGAAGGTTGCGTATTTGGGACCACGGGCCACCTTTACCCACATGGCCTGCATGCAGAAATTCGGTTCGTCCGTCCAGTATGTGCCTGTTCACAGCATTAAAGAGGTATTCAGCGAAGTGGAACGAGGCCGAGCCAATTTCGGGGTGGTGCCGATTGAAAACACGACGGAGGGGGTGGTGAATCACACCCTCGATATGTTTATCGATTCGAACTTGCTGATCTATGGAGAGATTCTTCAGGAGGTCTCACACCACCTCCTATCGAAATCCGGCCTCATCGAGGATGTGAAGAAAATCAATTCTCATCCACATGCCCTTGCCCAATGCCGAAACTGGCTCGAAACCAATCTCCCGCACGTCCCGGCGGTCGAGGTGGCCAGCACCGCCCGGGCCGCGGAACTGTGTATCGATGAACCAGCCTCGGCTGCCATTGCGTCGGAATTGGCCGGTCAGATCTATGGACTCAAAGTGATTAAGGCCCGTATCGAAGATAATCTGAACAATTTCACCCGTTTTCTGGTCTTGTCTCAGAAACCGTCGGAGCGGACAGGGAAAGATAAGACGTCATTGATGCTGTCGGTGAAGGATAAGGTCGGTGCCCTCTATGACCTGCTCCGTCCGTTCGCGTCGCACGGCATCAGCATGACGAAGATCGAATCCCGCCCGTCCCAACGGAAGGCATGGGAGTATATCTTCTTCGTGGATGTGGAGGGGCATAGGAATGAGGAGCGCGTCAATAGGGCGATAGAAGAGGTGAAGGCCCGTTGCCTCTTTATGAAGATTTTGGGCTCCTACCCGGTTCACAGCTGA
- the hisC gene encoding histidinol-phosphate transaminase, with product MALHVHPDIRSLRPYVPGKPIDELQRELGLTRVIKLASNENPLGASPKALAALTGAQDLLHRYPDGGAYQLRQSLADRWKVEREQVILGNGSDEILGLLARTFLTPGDEAIMADHTFVIYKMEVTAVHGKPVVVPLVDWTHDLESMVRAVTPRTRLLFLCNPNNPTGTMVSAGAVDRLMANVPDDVIVVFDEAYFEYVRNPQFPDAMAYVKQGRNAIVLRTFSKIYGLAGLRIGYGISTTEVIDFLNRVRPPFNANSLAQKAALAALSDDEHVAKSRTVNEAGMAQMEHGLRALGMAPIPSETNFLYFDAKQDGRLVFDALLRKGIIVRHIEGTMIRVTIGQPDENVAFLQALEKVLHGGR from the coding sequence ATGGCACTGCATGTCCATCCCGATATCCGATCGCTGAGACCCTACGTTCCTGGTAAACCAATCGATGAGCTGCAACGTGAGCTTGGGCTCACCCGCGTGATCAAGCTTGCTTCCAATGAGAATCCGCTGGGGGCTTCTCCGAAGGCCTTGGCAGCACTGACCGGCGCGCAGGATCTGCTCCATCGATATCCGGACGGTGGCGCCTATCAGCTTCGGCAATCGCTGGCCGATCGCTGGAAAGTGGAACGAGAACAAGTCATTTTGGGCAATGGGTCGGACGAGATCCTCGGGTTGTTGGCCAGGACGTTCTTGACGCCTGGTGATGAAGCCATCATGGCTGATCACACGTTCGTGATCTATAAGATGGAGGTCACCGCCGTCCACGGCAAACCGGTGGTCGTGCCGCTTGTCGATTGGACACATGACCTCGAGTCAATGGTACGGGCCGTGACGCCACGAACGCGGTTGCTCTTCCTCTGTAATCCCAACAACCCCACAGGGACGATGGTTTCGGCCGGGGCGGTCGATCGCCTCATGGCCAACGTGCCTGACGATGTCATCGTGGTGTTCGACGAAGCCTATTTCGAGTATGTCCGCAATCCGCAATTCCCCGATGCGATGGCGTACGTGAAGCAGGGGCGGAACGCGATTGTCTTGAGGACCTTCTCCAAGATCTATGGGCTGGCGGGATTGCGAATCGGATATGGCATCAGCACAACCGAGGTGATCGATTTCCTGAATAGAGTTCGGCCTCCGTTCAATGCCAACAGTCTCGCCCAGAAGGCCGCGCTGGCTGCCTTGAGCGATGATGAGCATGTGGCCAAGAGCCGGACCGTCAACGAGGCTGGGATGGCGCAGATGGAGCATGGACTGCGAGCGCTTGGAATGGCTCCGATTCCGAGTGAAACGAACTTTTTGTATTTTGATGCGAAACAGGATGGGCGACTGGTGTTCGACGCACTGCTGCGAAAGGGGATTATTGTGCGGCATATCGAGGGAACGATGATTCGCGTCACCATCGGTCAACCGGACGAAAATGTTGCCTTCCTCCAGGCTCTCGAGAAGGTCCTGCATGGAGGCAGGTAA
- the aroF gene encoding 3-deoxy-7-phosphoheptulonate synthase: protein MIIVLKPEASESEVDHIIDRLRDLGLKSQISTGQERTIIGVIGDDRILHNQPLTALPGVESVLPILAPWKLVSREFKKEATIIDVGGVKIGAKKLVIMAGPCAVERLELTVGIAHEVKASGAAILRGGAYKPRTSPYSFQGLGREGLDYLVEARKQTGLPVVSEILDTRDIELFLEKADIIQIGARNMQNFELLKEVGAYDKPVLLKRGLSATIKEFLLSAEYIMSRGNQNVMLCERGIRTFETQYRNTLDLAAIPTLKELSHLPVIVDPSHATGKWDLVAPMSKAAVAAGADGLLIEVHSNPECALCDGEESIKPSKFKALMADLRNIAKAVGREL, encoded by the coding sequence ATGATTATCGTGTTGAAACCTGAAGCGTCGGAAAGTGAAGTCGACCACATCATCGACCGATTGCGGGATCTGGGCTTGAAATCGCAAATCTCCACGGGCCAGGAACGCACCATTATCGGTGTCATCGGGGATGACCGAATCCTGCACAATCAGCCACTGACGGCGCTTCCCGGTGTGGAAAGTGTTCTGCCGATCTTGGCGCCCTGGAAATTGGTCAGTCGTGAGTTTAAGAAGGAAGCGACGATCATCGATGTCGGTGGGGTCAAAATCGGCGCCAAAAAACTCGTCATCATGGCGGGACCCTGCGCGGTCGAGCGACTGGAGCTCACGGTGGGGATCGCGCATGAAGTGAAGGCTTCCGGAGCCGCGATTCTTCGTGGTGGAGCCTATAAGCCCAGAACGTCACCGTATTCCTTTCAAGGGTTGGGCCGTGAAGGGCTCGACTATTTGGTTGAAGCCAGGAAGCAAACCGGGTTGCCGGTCGTCAGTGAGATTCTTGACACCAGGGACATCGAGCTCTTTCTCGAGAAGGCGGACATTATTCAGATCGGCGCGCGGAACATGCAGAACTTCGAACTCCTCAAGGAGGTCGGCGCGTACGATAAGCCCGTGCTTTTGAAGCGAGGCCTGTCGGCGACGATCAAAGAGTTTTTGCTGTCGGCCGAGTACATAATGTCTCGCGGCAACCAGAATGTGATGCTGTGCGAACGGGGCATCCGCACGTTCGAAACGCAATATCGCAATACGCTGGACCTCGCGGCTATTCCAACATTGAAAGAGCTCTCGCATCTCCCCGTCATCGTTGATCCCAGTCACGCCACAGGCAAGTGGGATCTTGTGGCTCCGATGTCAAAAGCGGCGGTCGCCGCCGGTGCCGATGGCTTGCTGATCGAAGTTCATTCAAACCCGGAGTGTGCGCTCTGTGACGGTGAGGAGTCCATCAAGCCCTCGAAGTTCAAGGCGCTGATGGCCGATCTTCGGAATATCGCCAAAGCTGTGGGCAGAGAGCTGTAA
- a CDS encoding prephenate dehydrogenase, with amino-acid sequence MAVHFKQVAIIGVGLIGGSLGMILRRKTLADHVVGVGRRVENLKTAVALGAIDRYVADPQEGVRGADLVVLATPVDTYERHLREWAHCLAPGAIVSDVGSVKGTLVERSEAIIPAGVHFVGAHPIAGKEKTGVAAGSDQLFKGARCILTPTTRTDPAALDRVRQLWEEAGSIVLLMDPHLHDQILGAVSHLPHVAAFALMNALAELRDQQVPALDLAGHSGGGLRDTTRIAASSPEMWRDIFLWNRDNVVSYIDRYARALEELKQLIKAEDAAGIEKLLERAKGERDKLTSSSPSHS; translated from the coding sequence ATGGCCGTTCATTTCAAGCAGGTTGCCATCATCGGTGTGGGGCTGATCGGTGGATCACTCGGAATGATCCTCCGGCGTAAGACCTTGGCTGATCATGTCGTCGGCGTCGGTCGTCGTGTCGAAAATCTCAAGACGGCGGTTGCTTTGGGTGCGATCGATCGATACGTGGCGGATCCTCAAGAGGGGGTGCGTGGAGCGGATTTGGTGGTCCTTGCGACGCCGGTCGATACCTATGAACGACATCTCCGAGAGTGGGCCCATTGTCTCGCGCCCGGCGCGATCGTCAGTGATGTGGGCAGCGTGAAAGGAACCTTGGTCGAACGGTCGGAAGCGATCATCCCGGCCGGCGTGCACTTTGTGGGGGCCCATCCCATCGCGGGGAAAGAAAAGACGGGAGTCGCGGCCGGGTCCGATCAATTGTTCAAGGGTGCCCGCTGTATTCTCACGCCGACGACACGAACAGATCCGGCGGCACTTGATCGGGTCAGGCAACTATGGGAAGAAGCCGGTTCGATTGTCTTATTGATGGATCCGCACCTGCACGACCAAATCCTGGGAGCCGTCAGTCATCTGCCTCATGTGGCCGCCTTTGCGCTGATGAATGCCTTGGCCGAGCTTCGCGATCAGCAGGTCCCCGCATTGGATCTTGCCGGTCACTCCGGAGGAGGGCTGCGGGATACGACCAGGATCGCCGCGAGTTCGCCCGAAATGTGGCGAGATATTTTCTTGTGGAATCGGGATAATGTGGTGTCCTATATCGACAGATATGCGCGGGCCCTGGAAGAATTGAAGCAACTGATCAAGGCTGAGGATGCGGCCGGGATCGAGAAGTTGCTTGAGCGAGCCAAAGGCGAGCGTGACAAGTTGACGAGTTCTTCTCCGAGCCACTCATGA
- the aroA gene encoding 3-phosphoshikimate 1-carboxyvinyltransferase: MTALTITPGRPLRGTTTVPGDKSLTHRAIILTALAEGTSTITGYCRGEDCLNTMRAFQGLGIPITQTPTELTVCGKGFWGLSEPTGPIDCGNSGTGIRLLTGLLAGQDFFSILTGDESIRRRPMGRVVKPLREMGAVIGGRKGGELAPLAITGAGLHAIEYTSPVASAQIKSSLLLAGLFAQGTTRYREPRLSRDHTERMFQFFGVPLAQEDDALVLHGRPSVGWRGVHVTVPGDFSAAAFFIVGATIVEGSDITIYNVGMNPTRTGLIEVMRKMGADIQVLGLREAAGEPVADLRVKSSALKGVTIGHDLIPPTIDEFPVLCVAAAVAEGDTVISGAEELRVKESDRIATMSRELQAMGALIEERPDGMVIRGLGQAGENGRLKAAAKAQSHGDHRVAMSLAIGGLTAEQSMTIGETSCVDTSFPNFEKTLTDLLAQSG; this comes from the coding sequence ATGACAGCATTGACGATCACCCCGGGCCGGCCGCTCCGAGGAACGACCACCGTTCCCGGCGATAAGTCTCTCACCCATCGGGCGATCATCCTCACCGCGCTGGCGGAAGGGACGAGCACGATTACGGGGTACTGCCGGGGAGAGGATTGTCTGAACACGATGCGGGCCTTTCAGGGACTGGGGATTCCTATTACGCAGACTCCGACTGAATTGACCGTCTGCGGGAAGGGGTTTTGGGGGCTCTCTGAACCCACCGGCCCGATCGATTGCGGCAATTCCGGGACCGGCATTCGTCTGCTCACGGGCCTCCTGGCCGGACAAGATTTTTTCTCGATCCTCACGGGCGACGAATCGATCAGACGGCGTCCTATGGGCCGGGTCGTCAAGCCGCTGCGTGAGATGGGGGCGGTTATTGGAGGCCGTAAAGGAGGGGAGCTGGCGCCGTTGGCGATTACGGGAGCAGGACTTCATGCCATTGAGTACACGTCCCCCGTGGCCAGCGCGCAGATTAAGTCGTCGCTCCTGCTCGCGGGCCTCTTTGCTCAAGGGACGACTCGGTATCGGGAACCACGTCTCTCACGAGACCATACGGAGCGGATGTTTCAGTTCTTTGGGGTGCCCCTGGCACAAGAAGACGATGCCCTGGTCTTGCACGGACGACCATCGGTCGGATGGCGAGGCGTTCATGTGACTGTTCCCGGTGATTTCTCGGCAGCTGCATTTTTCATCGTCGGCGCAACGATTGTAGAGGGATCCGATATCACCATTTACAATGTCGGGATGAATCCGACCAGAACCGGCCTTATTGAGGTCATGAGAAAAATGGGAGCCGACATTCAGGTGCTGGGGCTGCGAGAAGCGGCCGGCGAACCGGTTGCGGATCTCCGCGTGAAGTCATCCGCCTTGAAAGGCGTGACGATCGGCCATGACCTCATCCCGCCCACGATCGATGAATTTCCCGTGCTGTGCGTGGCCGCCGCCGTGGCGGAGGGAGACACTGTCATTTCCGGAGCAGAGGAACTGCGAGTCAAAGAGAGCGACCGAATTGCGACCATGAGTCGCGAGTTGCAGGCTATGGGAGCGCTCATCGAAGAAAGGCCTGATGGGATGGTCATCCGGGGATTAGGCCAAGCAGGGGAGAACGGCAGGCTGAAGGCGGCGGCCAAGGCTCAAAGCCATGGAGACCATCGTGTGGCCATGTCTCTCGCCATCGGTGGGCTGACGGCCGAACAGAGCATGACGATCGGCGAGACGAGCTGCGTGGACACGTCATTTCCCAATTTTGAAAAAACGCTCACCGATCTGTTGGCGCAATCTGGATGA
- the cmk gene encoding (d)CMP kinase has translation MIIAIDGPAGVGKSTVAKLLAARLGYLYLDTGALYRAIAWKTLQSRIRPTDHEQVATLLPATSIHMQFQQGVMQVLVDGFDVTGDLRRPDVTAAASIVSAIPAVREWLLPIQRQIGQRGSVVAEGRDIGTKVFPTAPYKFFLEADAEIRVARRHRELVAAGREGTVETTSRDLSDRDRRDRTRSIDPLVPADDARFIDTSALSPEQVVAQMIATVSTGS, from the coding sequence GTGATTATCGCGATTGATGGACCAGCGGGGGTGGGCAAGAGTACAGTAGCCAAGTTATTGGCAGCTCGTCTCGGCTATCTCTATCTTGATACAGGGGCTTTGTACCGAGCCATCGCATGGAAAACCTTGCAGTCAAGGATCCGTCCGACTGATCACGAGCAGGTGGCGACGCTCCTGCCTGCCACCTCGATTCACATGCAGTTTCAACAAGGCGTGATGCAGGTCTTGGTCGATGGTTTCGACGTCACCGGGGACCTTCGTAGGCCGGACGTCACGGCGGCCGCTTCCATCGTGTCAGCCATTCCAGCTGTCCGTGAATGGTTGCTGCCGATCCAGCGTCAGATCGGCCAACGAGGCTCGGTGGTCGCAGAAGGACGCGACATCGGCACGAAGGTCTTTCCCACGGCTCCGTATAAATTCTTTTTGGAGGCAGACGCAGAGATACGAGTCGCGCGACGGCATCGTGAACTCGTCGCGGCAGGCCGTGAAGGGACCGTTGAAACGACCTCCCGGGATCTGTCCGACCGAGATCGGCGGGATCGAACTCGGTCGATCGATCCATTGGTCCCGGCGGATGACGCACGATTCATCGATACGTCTGCGCTGAGCCCTGAGCAGGTGGTGGCTCAGATGATCGCGACTGTGTCGACTGGGTCGTGA
- a CDS encoding lysophospholipid acyltransferase family protein has translation MSGVIYGFLWVLARVVGWICFRYRVEGQVPRTGGVLIAANHASYLDIPLLGCGMRRRAWYLGRNDLFPIPVVNGILQALGWIPVRLGRLDREAFGKAINLIRAGHVVVIFPEGGRSHDGHLRPPKAGIGVIVSQTGCPVVPAYLKGTFDVLPIGARWPRLRQVTVRFGDPIRFETGNQKERAETKQFYQQVSRTVIEHIAALGQVPAPKGKDEPVANTPNRATAEAHKAE, from the coding sequence GTGAGCGGGGTTATTTACGGATTTTTGTGGGTGTTGGCGCGCGTCGTCGGCTGGATTTGCTTTCGATATCGTGTCGAAGGTCAGGTTCCTCGGACGGGCGGGGTGCTGATTGCCGCAAACCATGCCAGCTACCTCGATATTCCGCTACTCGGCTGCGGGATGCGTCGGAGGGCTTGGTACTTGGGACGGAACGACTTGTTTCCGATCCCGGTGGTGAACGGCATATTGCAGGCGTTGGGATGGATCCCGGTGAGACTTGGACGTCTCGACCGGGAAGCGTTCGGGAAGGCCATCAACCTGATTCGAGCTGGTCACGTGGTGGTGATTTTTCCGGAAGGCGGCCGCAGCCACGACGGGCACCTCCGGCCGCCAAAGGCGGGTATCGGAGTGATTGTGTCCCAGACCGGGTGCCCGGTCGTTCCGGCATACTTGAAAGGGACCTTCGACGTGCTACCCATCGGCGCCCGCTGGCCTCGGTTGCGTCAGGTCACGGTCCGATTCGGAGATCCGATTCGGTTTGAAACGGGGAACCAAAAAGAGAGAGCAGAGACGAAACAGTTCTATCAACAGGTCAGCCGTACGGTGATCGAGCACATTGCAGCGTTAGGCCAAGTTCCCGCTCCAAAGGGGAAAGATGAGCCGGTTGCGAACACACCGAATAGGGCGACCGCCGAGGCTCACAAGGCTGAGTGA